Part of the Halopenitus persicus genome is shown below.
TGCGCGGGCGGTCGTGCAGGGCGACGTGCCGGACCACCACGTCGTCGTCGGCATGCCCGCACAGAGCATCCGCGTGAAACCCGGCTGGGAGTCGGTCGCGGCTGAGATCGACGACGGACGGCTCGAGAACAACCAGGATGCACGGGAGATTCCCGCCGAAATTCCGGACGACATCGAGCAGTTCGACGAGTTCGAGCGCGGCCTCACGCGTCCGGAGGCCGAGGAGTAACTGGTCGAGACGACCACACCCGAACCGGCTGATGACGGAGTGCCGAGGTCCGAACATCGCGCTGGCGAAAAGCGGAACGCGACCACTGAGAGAGGTACAATCCCCCCGGCGATGTTTCTCACGACGTTCGAAGAATGCGCCGTCCGGGAGTCCCGTGAGCGAAGCGAACGGGACGTCGGACGGCGCACGACCGCAGGGAGTGCGCCGTCCGGGAATTGAACCCGGGCTATTAGCTTGGGAAGCTAATGTCCTACCACTGGACCAACGGCGCGTGCACGACGACGTTTCCGTCGGGCGTACTTGAACGTAGCGCTTCACGGCGATCGACCGCCGGCACCCGGAGGCCAGTCGGCCCGCAGTCGGGGATCGGTCCCGCTGGACGCCTCCGGTTCGGCCCGCGGGATACACGTTCGGCGTCCCGTCAGGATCGACGCACGCTCGACGCCCCTGAACCAACCCGACGACGGAGCGCGTCGGTCGCTGCAGCAGCGTGACGGGCGTTCGTGTGTTCTTCGCCGAAGGCGGTACACGCGCTCGCGACGGCTTCCGGATCGGACTCGAACGTGATGGGCCCCTCCGTTCGGTCGACGGCATCGGGGGCGTCACGTGGAGCGTACTCGACGTCCCAAAGCACCAGCGGCGTCGGTGGTGCCGGACCGATCCCGTCGGGACCGGACGCCGGCTCGGGGGCGAGCAGGCGATCGATCCGCGAAATCGGGGCGTCCCCGGTTCCGATCGCGCGGACGAGCGTGACGAGCCGCCTGACGAACTCGCGCGGAAAGCCGTCCGCGCTGACCTCGATGACGAGCAGGTCGCCGTCGCGGTCGGCTTTCGTCGCGACCGTCCGCACCGTCCCCGTCTCGTCCGGCGTCAGGTTGTGGAAATCGTGTTCGCCGGCGAGCCGAGCGAGCGCCGTCCGGACGCGGTCGTCGTCGACGAGGGGGGCGACCGCGGGCGGCTCCGAAGCGACGCCGGCACCGGTTGACCCGTCACCAGTTAGTCCCGGATCGGTCGGGGCGTACAGGTGATAGCGGTAGGTTCGGCGGGTCGCGTCGTGGGTCGCGTGGAAACCGTCCGGAACGTCGGCCGCGGCCCAGACCCGCACCTGCTTGGGGAGCTGCCCGTTGAACGCCCGAGGGGTGAGCCAGTCGGGAGCCTCGAAGGCGATCGTCTGGGCGGCCGCGGACACTCCGGCGTCGGTTCGACCCGCAGCGGCGTAGCCCGTCGGACGTGGGCGGCGGCCCGACGGACCGCGCGGGAGGTCGGCGACGCCGAGGTCATCGAGCGCATCGAAGAGCACGTCCTCGACGGTGGGCACGTCGGGCTGTCGCTGGAAGCCGGAGAAGGGCCGACCGTCGTAGGCGATGCGAAACGCGCGCACGCCGGGGTTACTCCATCGGAATCGACACGACCGGCACCGGCGACTGCCGGATGATGCGTTCCGTGATCGAGCCGAGGAGGATCCGTTCGAGGCCCTCACGGGAGTGGGTCGGCATCACCACGAGATCGACGTCGAGGTCCTCGATCGCGGTTCGGATCGCCTCGTGGGGGGTGCCACGGTGGACGTGGGTGTGGACCTCGATCCCGCGGTCGCTCAGTTCGGTCTCAGCCTCGTGAACCCGGTCGTGGGCCGCCGTCTCGAGGCGTTCGGTGAGCGTCTCCAGCTGCGGATCGCCGAGGGCCTGCTCGAGGGTGTCGACGACCGCAAGCACGTGGACGCGGGCGTCGTAGTGCTTCGCCAGCGACGCGACGTGCGGGACCGCCCGCGAAGTGTCGCCGTCGGGTGCGACCGGCAACAGGATGTCGTCGTACATACCGCACCGATCGCAGGGGGACGTGAAAACGATCGGGGGTGGAACGGGAAACGGGGGAGACCGACACGTCGTGGCGGATTGCCGCGGCGGAGCTGGCGCTAGGGAACGACGAACCGGAGGAGCCACAGCGTGGCCATCCCGACGCCGATCGTGGCGAACATGTCCTCGGTCCGCCAGGCGACCGCGCCGGCGACGAGGCCGGCGAGGAGCCGGTCGTCGAGGAGCGTTGCCTCGAGCGTCGGGCCGACCGATATCAGGGCGGGCGCGACCAGCCCGGCGAGCACGGCGGGCGGGACGAATCGAAGCGCGCGCTCCACTGCCGGCGGGACGTCGTCGATGCGCCCGAACAGGTGAATGAACGAGAGTCGGATCAGGTAGGTCGCCACGCCGATGAGGACGATCGCGACCCAGATCGCGATCGGACCGTGGTCGGTCATCGGTTCCGGACCGCCTCCGTGAGCAGGCCGGCCGCGATCCCCACGAGCGCGCCGGTCGGCAGGCCGAGGTTGAACGGCGCGCTGACGAGCACCACCGCGATGGCGCCCGAGACGATCGCGGCGACGGTTCGCGGTCGGTCCTTCATCACCGGAACGAGGATCGCGAGGAAGACCAGCGGAACGGCGAACGAGAGCCCCCACGAGTCGGGGATGCCAGATCCGAGGACGACGCCGAGGGCGGTACAGACCATCCAGACGATCGAGATCGGGGTCGCGACGCCGAGATAGTACCACCGTTCGTCCTCGACCGCGTCCGCCTCGTACGCCGTCAGCGAGAGCGCGTATGCCTGGTCGGTGAGGAAATACGCCAGAAACGCCCGAGTGCGGCGTCGATAGTCGTCGAAGTGCGGCGCGATCGACGCCGAGTACATCACCATTCGGAGGTTGATGATGATCGCGGTGAAGACCGCGACGGCGATCGGGGCCGACTCCCCCAACAGCTCGATCGCGGCGAGCTGGGAGGACCCGGCGTAGACGAACGCGGACATCCCGATCGCCTGCAGCGGCGTCAACCCCGCGTCGATGGCCGCGATTCCGACGACCATCGCGAAGGGAACGACGCCGAGGAGGACGGGCAACACGTCTCGGGCGCCCGCGCGGAAGTCCGCGTTCATACGGCCGGGTCAGTCCGGGCACCTGAAAGCCGTATCGGAGTCGGACGGTGCCGCCGGGTTTCACTGCAGGGGAGCTGCTTCGAGGGGACTACTTCGGGAGGGCTGCTTCGAGGGGACTACTTCGGGAGGGCTGCTTCGAGGGGGCTGCTTCGAGGCGAGCAAGTCTCACTCGGTCGTGTCGTCGGTCCCGATCACGACCGCGGACCGGATCTCGAGCGCCGCCTCGAACTCCGCGCGCCGGTCGTGGACCGATCCCGACCGCTCCAGCTGCGTCTCGTGGGTTCGTCGGGCGGCCTCGCGGGGACGTTCGCCGAGCCCGAGTCCGTCAGCGAGCGAGCGCCAGTGGTCGAGGTCCACGAGGAAGACCTCGCGGTCCGGTTCCCGAAGGACGCGCTCGTGCTCGCGCCGGTAGTCGTCGATCCGGTCGGCGAGACGGGACTGGAGCGGACGCAGGATGGCCGGAAGTCGGGAGAGGGGAACGCTCGCGAGGGTACCGGCCTGGACGATGACGGTCCCGTCGAACGGGAGGGTCTCCGTGGAGCGTTCGAGGGGGGCCGGGTCGGCGTCGACCTCCCGAGCCGACCGATCCGCAGGAGACCGATCCGCAGGAGACCGATCCGAGGGAGTACGGTCGGGAGTCATCCGCCCGCCCGCATCGCCTTCTGTGAAAACCGCTCAATCAGATCGTCGAGGACCGCCGGATCGCCGGTGAAGCCCACCGTCACCTCGGTGAGCGTCAGGGATCCGGCGACGGCGACCGGCTCGGCCGACAGCTCCGCGGTCCAACCGTCGCCCTCGACTCGCGTCGCCTCCGCGGGGTCGTCGGTGTCGACGAGGGTTCCGCCGAGGTTGCGGAGGTAGTGAGCCGCCAGCCGCCGCGAAATTCCCCGATACGACCGCTCGCGGCGGTCCATAGCGTCGCTTCCGTCATTATCGGCGTCGCTCCCACCAGCGTCGGCGTCGCTCCCACCAGCATCGACGGTTCCGCCGGCAACGGGCGGGAAGATCGAGAGCGTGTCGTCCCGCGAGAGCGGCGTATCGAGTCCCTGCATATGTAGCACCTCGCGACCGTTCTTCAGGACGTTTATCTGTGGCGCGAGCGCCCCGTCATCGATCAGGTTCCCCCGCAGCCCCTCGTATTCGTCCTCCAGCGCCGCCAGCACGTCCCCGACGTTCGCGCCGTCGTCGACCTCGAAGTGAACGGTCTTCGAACCCGCAGCTTCCCGAAACGTCGCGAAGAATCGCAACTCCAGTTCCATACGCCACCAAGGGACGGCGGACGCTTAAATACGGTCGGTGGGCGGGAGGGTCGGCCAGTGGGATGGAGAGGGTCGGCCAGTGGGATGGAGAGGGTCGATGGACCGGGACGAGCGGCGGAATCGATCCCGACCCGGCAGGGTAGCCGACGGATTCGCCCCGCGCCGAGCGCGGTCAGCCGCCGAACCGGATCCCGTCCTCGACGATCCGGTAGTTCCGCTCGCGATCGAGCTCCTCGGCGAGCCACTCGTGGTCGTACAGCTGGGCGATCAGCTCCGCGTAGAGGTTCCGCCAGGTGATCGCGTAGATCGGCGACTGGCCCCACGCGCGCAGCTCGGGCACGAACGCGTCGTACCGTTCCATCCGGTCCTCGAGGAACTCGATCGCGTCGACCACGACGCTCGCCGCCTCGGCGGTCGTGGCCGCGTCCTCGATCTCGGCGTTGAGCCGGGACTCGATGCCCGAGACCGCCCGGTGGACGTCCTGCTTCGTCGCCTGGCTGTCCTCGGGGAGGCCGTCGATGACCCCCTGCGGGATCGCGAGTGAGATCTCGCTCATACTCGGTGTGGGATCCGCAGCGGAAAAAACGTCCCGGGGATCGACTCGGTGGCGTCTGACGTCGGGGATCGACGCGACGATCGCGGGCCACGTGGAACGGTGCGTTTATGCGTTGGTTTCGCCGAGGATTGGCGAGAAGGGACCGGATCGAGTCGGTTCCGTCACGTCCGCATCGCGACTGACGGCTCTCGGCCCGGATGCACGAATGCGACGGAGACAACTCGTTCGTCACGGAAAAGCGGTGGTCCTGATCGCGATCGGCGGAGCCCTCGGGGCAACCCTCCGGCACGCGGTCGGCGCAGCCGCGGGTGGAGCGCTGTTCGTGACGCTGACCGTCAACGCCGTCGGGAGCTTCGGGCTCGGCCTGTTGCTCTTCGACGCTCGGGCGGACGACGTCCTCTCGAAACGGTCGCGGTACGTCCTCGGAACCGGCTTCTTCGCGTCGTTCACCACCTACAGCACGTTCGTCGCCGACGTCTTGCAGACCGCGCCGGGACTCGCGGTCCTGTACGTCGTCGCCAGTTACGCGGCGGGGTTCGGCGGCGTGATCGCGAGCCGAACGGTCGTGTCGGCGGCTTCCGGGGGTGGAATTCGGCCGCCGACGTCGGGTGATGGGTGATGGAGGTGCTCCTCGTCAGCATCGGTGGCGCCGCGGGGGCGACGCTACGATATCTGGTCGGACAGCTCGTCGACGGAACGTCGTTTCCGTGGGCGACGCTCGTGGTGAACGCCCTCGGGAGCTTCGTTCTCGGAGCGGTGACGGTCGGGGTGAGCGACGCCGACGCACTGCTGATCGTTAGCGTCGGGTTCTGTGGCGCGTTCACGACGTTCTCGTCGTTCAGCTTTCAGACCGTCAGCCTCTGGGACCGGGGCGAGAAGCGGACCGCGGTCCTGAACGCGGTCGGAAACCTCGTCGTCTCGCTGGTCGCGTTCGCGGCCGCGTGGCAGCTCGTCCCGTGACGTACCGGGTCGTCAGAACGGCCGCTTACGGGACCGTCTCGGGAGGTCGGCTTACGAATCCTCGTCGAGGAAGTAGCCCTCGTCGGCGAACGGCTCGTCCTCGCCCGCCACGGCGAGGACGTCGAGGTGGAGCACCGTTGCCTCGACGTCGAGCAGGCCGGCGAGGCTCGGCTCGGTGCGGCCCTCGTCACTCGAGACGAGCTCCTTGATGTAGAGGCCACCCTCGCCGTGGATGTCGACGATCGCGTGGCGGGGATCATCCGGATCGAAGTCAGGGATCGCGTCGTCAGCCGGGGCGCTGGCCGCGGGATCCGGACGGTCCGGGAGGTCCGCGAGCGACTCGCGAACGGTGACGTCGTACACCTCGCGCTCGCGCGTCAGGTTGGCTCGTCGATGGTCGACGCGATTCGGGGTGTACTGCTCGATCGTGGCACCCTCGAGCTCCGCGGCGGCTGCGCGGAGATCATCGAGGGAGACGGCCTCATCGAACGCGACGAACGCCCGATAGCGCTTCGACGCGTCGAGCCCCTTGACGCGCTCGACCATCTCGTGGGTGGCGAGCCGAAGCCCCTCGACCTCGACGGCCCCGTCGGCGAAGGCGTTGACGTCCGCCTCGAGGCGCTCGACGTCGATCCGGCGCCGGCGCGGCTCCTCGACCTCGATGACGAACGGCCGGCCGGTTCCGAGCATCCGGGCGTCGACGTCCTCGCGGCCGGCCCCGTGGAAGACGCCGTCGGTTCCGTCCATCACGTCCTCGGCGATGGGAGCCACGTACTCCTCGACGCTGTGTTCATAGAGGTAGCCGGTCCCGTCACAATGCTCGCAGGGTTCCCGGCCGGCGCGGCCGGACCCGTGACATTCCCGACAGGGCCACTCGGTCTGCGGGATGTCCCGCTCCAGCTTCCGGTACCGCCCGTAGACGAACGCGGAGTTGATCTTCGCGTCGACCCGGTCGGCGTCGAGGTCGATCGTGAACTGCACGTTCGGGCGGTCGAAGGAGACCTCGGCGCCGGTCAGCCGCCCGACGCGTTTGCCGACCTCGCGATTGAACTCCGAGTTGAACGCCTCGCCGGCGTCGGGGTCGAGCCCGCACTCCTCACGAAGGAACCGGCCGTTCTCCTCGATCAGCGGCGGGGTCCGGGTGCCGACGTTGTAGGTGTCGAACGCGACCCCCTCGACGGCGGCCGCCGCGCGTTCGGCCCAGTCGTCGAACTCGGTACACCGACCCTCACACACCCAGCAGTCGTCCGGTTCGGGTGGCTCGAAGGGCTCGTCCGATGCGAGCGCGAGCGACGTCCGCAGCGCGCGCCCGCGTTCGGCGTTCGTGAGCCCGAAGCTCCGGTCGGCGACGAGCCGGCCGAGACAGGCGTCACAGACCGGCCCCGTCGCGACCGCGTCGGCGGCGACCTCGAGTACGTCCATACCCGAGCGAGGGCGTCGCGCCGCTAAAGCGTGCGGATCCGGGGGCGTGGCAGCGTGGAGCGGAGCCGGTGAAAAGTCGAGGTGGTGGACACGAAGGAGGTGAAACGATCGATCGCTGAAAGGTGCGTAGTGACCGCTAGCGCATCTATCAGAACAGGTTGTGTTGAGAACGGTCCGGTGACTACAGGGTGCGAGTCGATTATCTGGGGACGCTCTTCCGTAGGAGATTGTTGATACAGCTCTCCGGCGAAGAGCTGGACCAGAAACTGCCTGTCTGATCACCCAACAACCGGGTTCTAGTCACACTTCGATCATCACAGAATCGCAAGGATGCTCTACATCAACAATGTGCTACACAAGAGCGTAGATCTCAATTCTGCCGGGAGACCACCCTCACCTGACGATCTGCTGCTCATCCCAGCCAATTCGTCCGGCTTCAGTGGCCGACCCTTATCTATTGAGTATCCATCGGTTAGCCTTGACAGAGACACTCGTATGATACCCGAGTCATATCGACGAGGTGCCGGTGGATGTCGTCGGCAAGCTGGTGCATCGCCTCAGCTTGCTCCTTCGTTGCGATGCCAAGCCTGTAGTAGGTCTTCGTTCGGTTCCGGGTCCACAGCTCGGCGAGGTCGTCCCCGAACGCGTCGTCATAGAGGCCGATCTCGGCGCCACGCTGGTAGAGCCGTCGGTGGCTACTGATGACCTCCTGGGGGACATTGCTCCGTCGTAGATCAACCGGAATTGGATGGTGCGCTCGATGGCGACGAACGCCGACTCGATCACGACCGTGTAGTACCCTTGTTCGAGGAGATTTGCTCCGACGTCCAATAGCCGGCATGCACGGCGAAGTTGGACCAACTCCGCGTCGTCCACGTCCAACCCCTCCTCGATCGTTCCGGGGCTGCCCTCGAAGGTCCGCTCGGCGTCCACCAATTGATCCCGGATGTCGTCATTCATCCGTGTACACCCCTTTCCGAAGCTCGGAGAGCTGGTCGGAGCCGATCAGCGTGATCCCGGCCTCGAACTGGGGACGAAGCTGATCGCCGATTCGTCGAACGCTGTCAGTCGATTCGACGAGCGGCTGGAACGTGTATCGATTCCCCTCGAACCGTTGATCCTCGAGATCGCTGACGATCGCCTGGATAGTCCGACGAGCTACCGTCTTGTCGTCGTCGACGATCACTAACAGATCGATGTCGCTGGCCCTGTCCGCCTCCCCCCGAGCGACGCTGCCGAACAGGACGGCTCCGACCAACTCGTCCACCTCGTCCCGGATTCGTTGCAGGAATGCTCGAATTGGATGGTGAAACTCGCTTTGCGGGATCGAGAGAATCGGGTCCGGTTTCGTGAGCCGGTCACGGTTGATCCGGACCTGCTGGGTCCGCCCGTCCCGTGTCGTCTCGACGACCTCGAGCTCGGACAGCAGCCGAACCGCCTTCGAGATCGTTCCTTTGTGTGCCCCCGTGACGGTCGCGAGATCGCTCATCGAGTACGCCGCATACGGTTGGTCGATGAGCACGTCGAGAACGTCCTGCATTGCCTGGTATCGGAACACCCGTTCCTCCGGAAACGGATACTGCAACTCCAGCGAGATCGACTCTTTCCTATTAGGCATATAATTCCTATTAGGAAACAGTCTGAAAACTCTAGCGGTACCTCGCACGATTCCAACGGTTCGTTAGCCTCATAGTAGACTATATTTAATAATATATGACAATAACAGACCTTCATCGGAACGGTGACTTCGGTATATATGACCCACCTCTCCAAATAATTTATATTATTCTTTATATATTATATGATTAGTCGACACGATTTCGACGCCGTTTCGGCTCCGGATTGGCCAGCGACTGACTCCCGCTTGACCGAATCCGGACGCGCGGCGAGTGTCGGTCACCCCCACGGAGGGCCGCGTTCGCGGCGTTTAACCACGCCCACGGCGTCGATCCGTGTATGACGAACGCGTTGGAGATCACGGATCTCCGCAAGCAGTACGGGGACGTGGAGGCGCTGAAGGGGGTGTCGCTGTCGGTGCCCGAGGGCTCCTTCTTCGGCCTGTTGGGCCCGAACGGGGCGGGCAAGACGACCTTTATCAATATCCTGGTCGGGTTGGTCCGGGCGTCGGGCGGGGAAGCGTCCGTCTTCGGCCACGACGTGGAGGATGACTACCGGGAGGCACGCGACCGGATCGGGCTCGCGCCCCAGGAGTTCAACGTCGACCGGTTCTTCCCCATCCGCGAGGTGCTCGAGCACAAGGCGGGCTACCACGGGGTCCCGCCTGAGGAGGCCAGCCGGCGCGCCGACGAGGCGCTCAAGGAGGTCGGGATCTGGGACAAACGCGACACGCGGTTCGACTGGCTCTCGGGCGGGATGAAGCGCCGATTCATGCTCGCGCGGGCGCTCGTGACCCAACCGGACCTGCTCATCCTCGACGAGCCGACCGCCGGCGTGGACGTCCAGTTGCGTCGTGACCTGTGGGACCTCGTCACCGAGCTCAACGACCGCGGAACCACGATCCTGCTCACCACCCACTACATCGAGGAGGCCGAGCGGCTGTGCGACGAGGTCGCGATCCTCGATGCCGGGGAGATCGTGACGATCGCCTCGCCCGAGGAGCTGATGGACCGGGGCAACGACCGGATCGTCGTCACGCTCCGGGACGACGCCGCGGATCTCGCGTCGGTTGCCGCCTCGGTTCGGGCGGACGACGACCGCGTCGACGAGGTGGCCGCCGAGGACGACCGCCTCGTCGTCACGGCCCGGCAGGGTGGGCTGGTGGCACCGGATCTCGTCCGGGAGCTCGACCGCGCCGGCCACGAGATCCTCGATCTGGAGATCAAACGCACCTCGCTGGAGGAGGTGTTCGTCGACCTCACCCGCCGGGAGGAGACCACGGACGCGGCCGGCGAAGGGGCCGAACCGGCCGGCGAAGGGGTCGAACCGGCCGGCGAAGGGGTCGAACCGGCCGGCGAAGGGGTCGAACCGGCCGGCGAAGGGGTCGAACCGGCCGGCGAACGGACCGGCGCGGAAAATACTGCCGCCGACGCGGACGGCGCCGCTGCGGGCGCGGACGACGCTGATGCCGACGCGGACGGCGCCGAAGCCGAACCCCTGATCCGGGACGGCGGGTCGGTCAGCGTATCGGTCGACGGATCGGTCGACCGGGAAGGGGGACGATAATGGCCGCAGAGGACTCACGGGTCGACCTCACCGGCTTCCTCACGCTGACGAAGCGGGAGATCCTCCGGTTCATCCGGCGGCCGCGCAACACGTTCGCGCCGCCGTTCATCACGAACGTGCTGTACTTCTCGGTCTTCGGCGTGATCCTCGGCCAACGCGTCGGGACGATCGCCGACGTCCCCTACATCCTGTTCATCCTGCCGGGGCTGATCGTGCTCGGGGCGGTCTCGAACAGCTTCGAGAACGCCTCCTTCTCCATCTTTCACGGCCGGTGGAACGAGTACATCCACGAGGTGCTCACCTCGCCGCTGTCGTACAC
Proteins encoded:
- the truA gene encoding tRNA pseudouridine(38-40) synthase TruA, producing the protein MRAFRIAYDGRPFSGFQRQPDVPTVEDVLFDALDDLGVADLPRGPSGRRPRPTGYAAAGRTDAGVSAAAQTIAFEAPDWLTPRAFNGQLPKQVRVWAAADVPDGFHATHDATRRTYRYHLYAPTDPGLTGDGSTGAGVASEPPAVAPLVDDDRVRTALARLAGEHDFHNLTPDETGTVRTVATKADRDGDLLVIEVSADGFPREFVRRLVTLVRAIGTGDAPISRIDRLLAPEPASGPDGIGPAPPTPLVLWDVEYAPRDAPDAVDRTEGPITFESDPEAVASACTAFGEEHTNARHAAAATDALRRRVGSGASSVRRS
- a CDS encoding universal stress protein, whose translation is MYDDILLPVAPDGDTSRAVPHVASLAKHYDARVHVLAVVDTLEQALGDPQLETLTERLETAAHDRVHEAETELSDRGIEVHTHVHRGTPHEAIRTAIEDLDVDLVVMPTHSREGLERILLGSITERIIRQSPVPVVSIPME
- a CDS encoding AzlD domain-containing protein, producing MTDHGPIAIWVAIVLIGVATYLIRLSFIHLFGRIDDVPPAVERALRFVPPAVLAGLVAPALISVGPTLEATLLDDRLLAGLVAGAVAWRTEDMFATIGVGMATLWLLRFVVP
- a CDS encoding AzlC family ABC transporter permease, producing the protein MNADFRAGARDVLPVLLGVVPFAMVVGIAAIDAGLTPLQAIGMSAFVYAGSSQLAAIELLGESAPIAVAVFTAIIINLRMVMYSASIAPHFDDYRRRTRAFLAYFLTDQAYALSLTAYEADAVEDERWYYLGVATPISIVWMVCTALGVVLGSGIPDSWGLSFAVPLVFLAILVPVMKDRPRTVAAIVSGAIAVVLVSAPFNLGLPTGALVGIAAGLLTEAVRNR
- a CDS encoding ubiquitin-like small modifier protein 1; translation: MELELRFFATFREAAGSKTVHFEVDDGANVGDVLAALEDEYEGLRGNLIDDGALAPQINVLKNGREVLHMQGLDTPLSRDDTLSIFPPVAGGTVDAGGSDADAGGSDADNDGSDAMDRRERSYRGISRRLAAHYLRNLGGTLVDTDDPAEATRVEGDGWTAELSAEPVAVAGSLTLTEVTVGFTGDPAVLDDLIERFSQKAMRAGG
- a CDS encoding fluoride efflux transporter FluC; the protein is MRRRQLVRHGKAVVLIAIGGALGATLRHAVGAAAGGALFVTLTVNAVGSFGLGLLLFDARADDVLSKRSRYVLGTGFFASFTTYSTFVADVLQTAPGLAVLYVVASYAAGFGGVIASRTVVSAASGGGIRPPTSGDG
- the crcB gene encoding fluoride efflux transporter CrcB; its protein translation is MEVLLVSIGGAAGATLRYLVGQLVDGTSFPWATLVVNALGSFVLGAVTVGVSDADALLIVSVGFCGAFTTFSSFSFQTVSLWDRGEKRTAVLNAVGNLVVSLVAFAAAWQLVP
- a CDS encoding tRNA pseudouridine(54/55) synthase Pus10, with translation MDVLEVAADAVATGPVCDACLGRLVADRSFGLTNAERGRALRTSLALASDEPFEPPEPDDCWVCEGRCTEFDDWAERAAAAVEGVAFDTYNVGTRTPPLIEENGRFLREECGLDPDAGEAFNSEFNREVGKRVGRLTGAEVSFDRPNVQFTIDLDADRVDAKINSAFVYGRYRKLERDIPQTEWPCRECHGSGRAGREPCEHCDGTGYLYEHSVEEYVAPIAEDVMDGTDGVFHGAGREDVDARMLGTGRPFVIEVEEPRRRRIDVERLEADVNAFADGAVEVEGLRLATHEMVERVKGLDASKRYRAFVAFDEAVSLDDLRAAAAELEGATIEQYTPNRVDHRRANLTREREVYDVTVRESLADLPDRPDPAASAPADDAIPDFDPDDPRHAIVDIHGEGGLYIKELVSSDEGRTEPSLAGLLDVEATVLHLDVLAVAGEDEPFADEGYFLDEDS
- a CDS encoding nucleotidyltransferase domain-containing protein, which encodes MPNRKESISLELQYPFPEERVFRYQAMQDVLDVLIDQPYAAYSMSDLATVTGAHKGTISKAVRLLSELEVVETTRDGRTQQVRINRDRLTKPDPILSIPQSEFHHPIRAFLQRIRDEVDELVGAVLFGSVARGEADRASDIDLLVIVDDDKTVARRTIQAIVSDLEDQRFEGNRYTFQPLVESTDSVRRIGDQLRPQFEAGITLIGSDQLSELRKGVYTDE